From the Oryza glaberrima chromosome 5, OglaRS2, whole genome shotgun sequence genome, one window contains:
- the LOC127774424 gene encoding WAT1-related protein At5g07050-like — protein MASCCGGFMEKAKPYFAMICLQFGYAGMNVITKVSLNHGMSHYVLVVYRHAFATISIAPFALILERKVRPKMTWSIFFQIFILALLGPVIDQNFYYAGLKFTGPTFACAMSNILPAMTFVMAVIFRMEKLELKKVRCQAKIAGTLVTVAGAMLMTLYKGPLMEMAWSRHAGAGAAEAPAAAAAAISGRDWFLGSMFVIVATLAWASLFILQTHTIKQYSAQLSLTTLICLVGTLQAVVVTFAMERRRPSVWAIGFDMNLLAAAYAGIVTSSIAYYVQGLVIQRTGPVFASAFSPLMMIIVAVMGSFILSEQIYLGGVVGAALIVVGLYSVLWGKHKETQEKQADTKLSLPTSKGAAAAAEAEEITGAGEDDGDGDDDAERSKNHRSSGGVRSSSDSNGHGASAV, from the exons ATGGCTTCCTGCTGCGGCGGTTTCATGGAGAAGGCCAAGCCCTACTTCGCCATGATCTGCCTTCAGTTCGGCTACGCCGGCATGAACGTGATCACCAAGGTCTCACTCAACCATGGCATGAGCCACTACGTGCTCGTCGTGTACCGCCACGCCTTCGCCACCATCTCCATTGCTCCCTTCGCGCTGATCCTCGAGAG GAAGGTGAGGCCCAAGATGACGTGGTCGATCTTCTTCCAAATCTTCATCCTGGCGCTACTTGG ACCGGTGATCGACCAGAACTTCTATTACGCCGGCCTGAAGTTCACCGGCCCGACCTTCGCCTGCGCCATGAGCAACATCCTGCCGGCCATGACCTTCGTCATGGCTGTCATCTTCAG GATGGAGAAGCTGGAGCTGAAGAAGGTGAGGTGCCAGGCCAAGATCGCCGGGACGCTGGTGACGGTGGCCGGCGCGATGCTGATGACGCTGTACAAGGGCCCGCTCATGGAGATGGCGTGGAGCcggcacgccggcgccggcgcggcggaggcccccgccgccgccgccgccgccatctccggcaGGGACTGGTTCCTCGGCTCGATGTTCGTCATCGTCGCGACGCTCGCGTGGGCGTCCCTCTTCATCCTCCAGACGCACACCATCAAGCAGTACTCGGCGCAGCTGTCGCTCACCACCCTCATCTGCCTCGTCGGCACGCTCCaggccgtcgtcgtcacctTCGCCATggagcggcgccgcccctccgTCTGGGCCATCGGCTTCGACATgaacctcctcgccgccgcctacgcc GGCATCGTGACGTCGAGCATCGCGTACTACGTGCAGGGCTTGGTGATCCAGAGGACGGGGCCGGTGTTCGCGTCGGCGTTCAGCCCGCTGATGATGATCATCGTCGCCGTCATGGGCTCCTTCATCCTCTCCGAGCAGATCTacctcggcggcgtcgtcggcgccgcgctCATCGTCGTCGGCCTCTACTCCGTGCTCTGGGGCAAGCACAAGGAGACCCAGGAGAAGCAGGCTGACACCAAGCTATCACTGCCCACTTCCaaaggcgccgccgccgctgcggaggcggaggagatcaccggcgccggagaagacgacggcgacggcgacgatgacgcgGAGCGCAGCAAGAACCACCGCTCGAGTGGTGGCGTGAGGTCATCATCGGACTCCAATGGACATGGAGCTAGTGCGGTTTGA